The following proteins come from a genomic window of Aequorivita marisscotiae:
- the rsfS gene encoding ribosome silencing factor, whose amino-acid sequence MQKKQTGLPDEVGTDQLIAQIINGIEDVKGQDIEILDLRDIENTVCDYFIICNGTSNTQVNAIVNSVQKSVSKALKEKPWHVEGSDNSEWVLMDYVHVVVHVFQKHIREFYDIEGLWGDAKSVKIETTH is encoded by the coding sequence ATGCAGAAAAAACAAACAGGCTTGCCCGATGAGGTGGGAACAGATCAACTTATTGCCCAAATAATTAATGGGATAGAAGATGTAAAAGGCCAAGATATTGAAATTCTTGACTTACGAGATATAGAAAACACCGTTTGTGACTATTTTATAATCTGCAATGGTACTTCCAATACACAAGTTAACGCCATTGTAAACTCCGTTCAAAAATCCGTTAGTAAAGCTTTAAAGGAAAAACCGTGGCACGTTGAAGGCAGCGACAACTCGGAATGGGTATTAATGGACTATGTACACGTTGTAGTTCATGTATTTCAAAAGCACATTCGCGAGTTTTATGATATTGAAGGGCTTTGGGGCGATG